A single genomic interval of Nitratidesulfovibrio sp. SRB-5 harbors:
- a CDS encoding peptidylprolyl isomerase, translated as MLELIRAHAQSWGVKIAFGIIILVFVFWGVGSMHNSSSGALATVNKKPILIQEFGREYERQVETLRSRYPGITAEDMKQMGLKRQVLQAMITERLLADEAARIGLSVSPVELRRSIESITAFRNGDGRFDAEVYRSVLKGQQTSPGRFEDGIRRDMLLQKLRDRVAAPASVTDEEARALFDYGRERRTIEYVLFPLEDYVLKVAPTDEQIAERYNENMDAWRNPQRISLDAVTLTPASLATSVEIPESAVAAFYADNAETYFVVPERVHARHILFMAQEGASKDEDAAARAKAEDVIAQLKKGKDFASLAAKLSDDKGSGAQGGDLGWFTKGQMVPPFEEAAFALKPGEISAPVRSAFGWHVIKMEAHETQRTRALDEVRGEIRQRLGEEKASERMHEALDTALEMAGAGKSIDDIAKALKLEHKPTGLFSRADAGVAVGLKGQSVGTAFSTPAGTVIDTPLEVEGGYMIAAVLESQPESVTPLEKVKEEVAAQVRRIEGAKLAVKAAQEAGAKLADGVPAELAARVKTAEPFGRNGFIAPFGQSRALVDAAFAAAPGAWQPAPVDTSSGAVLFRVKDVQRPGDAEWSAAAETVRATVLSAKREELFRVFVGELSAAAKIELRNAKLLDD; from the coding sequence ATGCTTGAACTGATCCGTGCCCACGCGCAGTCGTGGGGCGTGAAGATTGCCTTCGGCATCATCATCCTCGTGTTCGTCTTCTGGGGCGTGGGCTCCATGCACAACAGCTCGTCGGGCGCCCTCGCCACGGTGAACAAGAAGCCCATCCTGATCCAGGAGTTCGGGCGCGAATACGAGCGCCAGGTGGAAACCCTGCGCAGCCGCTACCCCGGCATCACCGCCGAGGACATGAAGCAGATGGGCCTCAAGCGTCAGGTACTGCAGGCCATGATCACCGAACGCCTGCTGGCCGACGAGGCCGCGCGCATCGGGCTTTCGGTGTCCCCGGTGGAACTGCGCCGCTCCATCGAGTCCATAACGGCCTTCCGCAACGGCGACGGCAGGTTCGACGCCGAGGTGTACCGTTCCGTGCTCAAGGGCCAGCAGACCTCGCCCGGCCGCTTCGAGGACGGAATCCGCCGCGACATGCTGCTGCAGAAGCTGCGTGACCGGGTTGCCGCGCCGGCTTCAGTCACCGACGAGGAGGCTCGCGCCCTGTTCGACTACGGCCGCGAGCGCCGGACCATCGAATACGTGCTGTTCCCCCTGGAAGACTACGTGCTCAAGGTGGCCCCCACCGACGAGCAGATCGCGGAACGCTACAACGAGAACATGGATGCCTGGCGCAACCCGCAGCGCATCAGCCTTGACGCGGTCACCCTGACCCCGGCCAGCCTGGCCACCAGCGTGGAGATTCCCGAATCGGCCGTGGCCGCCTTCTACGCGGACAATGCCGAAACGTATTTCGTGGTGCCGGAGCGCGTGCACGCCCGTCATATCCTGTTCATGGCCCAGGAAGGGGCGAGCAAGGATGAGGATGCCGCCGCCCGCGCCAAGGCCGAAGACGTCATCGCCCAGCTGAAGAAAGGCAAGGATTTCGCCTCTCTGGCCGCCAAGCTGTCCGACGACAAGGGCAGCGGCGCGCAGGGCGGCGACCTTGGCTGGTTCACCAAGGGCCAGATGGTGCCCCCCTTCGAGGAAGCCGCGTTCGCCCTGAAGCCCGGCGAGATCAGCGCCCCCGTGCGCTCCGCCTTTGGCTGGCACGTCATCAAGATGGAAGCGCACGAAACCCAGCGCACCCGCGCCCTTGACGAGGTACGCGGTGAAATCCGCCAGCGCCTGGGCGAGGAGAAGGCTTCCGAACGGATGCACGAGGCCCTGGACACCGCCCTGGAAATGGCGGGCGCCGGCAAGTCCATCGACGACATCGCCAAGGCGCTGAAGCTGGAGCACAAGCCCACCGGCCTGTTCTCGCGCGCCGATGCCGGCGTTGCCGTGGGCCTGAAGGGGCAGTCCGTGGGAACGGCCTTCTCCACCCCGGCGGGCACGGTCATCGACACCCCGCTGGAAGTCGAGGGGGGGTACATGATCGCCGCCGTGCTGGAATCGCAGCCGGAAAGCGTGACCCCGCTGGAAAAGGTGAAGGAAGAAGTGGCCGCCCAGGTGCGCCGCATCGAAGGCGCCAAGCTGGCGGTGAAGGCCGCGCAGGAAGCCGGGGCCAAGCTGGCCGACGGCGTGCCCGCAGAGCTTGCCGCCAGGGTGAAGACCGCCGAACCCTTCGGGCGCAACGGCTTCATCGCTCCCTTCGGCCAGAGCCGTGCCCTGGTGGATGCCGCCTTTGCCGCCGCCCCCGGCGCCTGGCAGCCCGCCCCGGTGGATACTTCGTCCGGTGCCGTACTGTTCCGCGTCAAGGACGTGCAGCGCCCCGGCGACGCCGAATGGTCCGCCGCGGCAGAAACCGTGCGCGCCACCGTGCTGTCCGCCAAGCGCGAGGAACTGTTCCGCGTGTTCGTGGGCGAGCTTTCCGCCGCCGCAAAGATCGAACTGCGCAACGCCAAACTGCTCGACGATTAG
- a CDS encoding ammonium transporter — MSQSEPLAAKVADVVGHNRIAINMVWTLLCGFLVMFMQAGFALAETGFTRAKNAGHTMAMNMMIYGIGMLGYWICGFALQMGGVGGVLSLGGAGALANEFTVTIAGKEFGLFGTTGFFLSGDAYDAVIFSVFLFQMVFMDTTATIPTGSMAERWTFKSFVVYGFFISMFVYPLFANWVWGGGWLSALGRNFGLGHGMADFAGSAVVHMTGGVAAAAGAIVLGPRLGKFKPDGTPVAMPGHHIPMAIAGCFILAFGWFGFNAGSTLAGGDLRIGVIATNTMLASASGAFFSMMYMWMRYGKPDVSMAANGLLAGLVAITSPCAFVNSVAAVGIGAVAGILLCVSVLFVEQTLKIDDPVGAISVHGVNGAWGVLSLGLFADGTYGEGLNGVEGAVKGLFYGDVSQFMAQLAGVITNIVFVFVVMYVFFKLLDKVVPLRVDPELELEGLDQAEVAVSAYPDFNLKKAMK; from the coding sequence TTGTCCCAGAGTGAGCCGTTGGCGGCCAAGGTTGCCGATGTGGTGGGGCACAACCGTATCGCCATCAACATGGTGTGGACGTTGTTGTGCGGCTTCCTGGTCATGTTCATGCAGGCGGGCTTTGCCCTGGCGGAAACGGGGTTTACCCGCGCCAAGAACGCCGGGCACACCATGGCCATGAACATGATGATCTACGGCATCGGCATGCTGGGGTATTGGATATGCGGCTTTGCCCTGCAAATGGGCGGGGTGGGCGGCGTGCTCAGTCTGGGCGGTGCCGGGGCGCTGGCCAACGAATTTACCGTGACCATTGCTGGCAAGGAATTCGGCCTGTTCGGCACAACCGGGTTCTTCCTGTCCGGCGATGCCTATGACGCGGTGATCTTTTCCGTCTTCCTGTTCCAGATGGTGTTCATGGACACCACCGCCACCATTCCCACAGGTTCCATGGCGGAACGCTGGACCTTCAAGTCGTTCGTCGTCTACGGCTTCTTCATTTCCATGTTCGTGTACCCGCTGTTCGCCAACTGGGTGTGGGGCGGCGGCTGGCTCTCCGCCCTTGGCCGCAACTTCGGCCTTGGCCACGGCATGGCGGACTTTGCCGGCTCCGCCGTGGTGCACATGACCGGCGGGGTGGCTGCGGCTGCCGGGGCCATCGTGCTGGGGCCGCGCCTTGGCAAGTTCAAGCCGGATGGCACCCCTGTGGCCATGCCCGGTCACCACATTCCCATGGCCATTGCCGGGTGCTTCATCCTGGCCTTCGGCTGGTTCGGGTTCAATGCCGGGTCTACCCTGGCTGGCGGCGACCTGCGCATCGGAGTCATTGCCACCAACACCATGCTGGCTTCCGCCTCTGGCGCGTTCTTTTCAATGATGTACATGTGGATGCGTTACGGCAAGCCCGACGTGTCCATGGCAGCCAACGGTCTGCTGGCGGGCCTGGTGGCCATCACCTCGCCGTGTGCCTTCGTCAACTCGGTGGCTGCGGTGGGCATTGGCGCCGTGGCCGGGATACTGCTGTGCGTCAGCGTGCTGTTCGTGGAGCAGACCCTGAAGATCGACGATCCGGTGGGCGCCATTTCGGTGCACGGCGTCAACGGCGCATGGGGCGTGCTGTCCCTGGGCCTGTTTGCCGACGGCACCTACGGCGAAGGGTTGAACGGCGTGGAAGGCGCCGTGAAGGGTCTGTTCTACGGGGATGTCTCGCAGTTCATGGCCCAGCTGGCCGGCGTGATCACCAACATCGTGTTCGTGTTTGTGGTGATGTACGTGTTCTTCAAGTTGCTGGACAAGGTCGTGCCGTTGCGCGTCGATCCGGAACTGGAGCTGGAAGGGCTGGACCAAGCCGAGGTGGCGGTTTCCGCCTACCCCGACTTCAACCTGAAAAAGGCCATGAAGTAG
- a CDS encoding P-II family nitrogen regulator, producing the protein MKKIEAIIKPFKLDAVKDALIGIGVFGLTVTEVRGYGRQRGHVETYRGLEYEVQFNSKLKIETVVPDGMSDQVVKAITTAARTGSIGDGKIFISSLEEVIRIRTGEEGTDAI; encoded by the coding sequence ATGAAGAAGATCGAGGCCATCATCAAGCCGTTCAAGCTGGATGCGGTGAAGGACGCGCTGATCGGCATAGGGGTGTTCGGGCTGACGGTGACCGAGGTGCGCGGCTATGGGCGCCAGCGCGGCCACGTGGAAACCTATCGCGGTCTGGAATACGAAGTGCAGTTCAATTCCAAGCTCAAGATCGAAACCGTGGTGCCCGATGGCATGAGCGACCAGGTGGTGAAAGCCATCACCACCGCCGCCCGTACCGGCAGCATCGGCGACGGCAAGATATTCATTTCTTCCCTTGAAGAGGTGATCCGCATCCGCACCGGCGAAGAAGGCACTGACGCCATCTGA
- the gpt gene encoding xanthine phosphoribosyltransferase: MRTADSYRKVFPVTWEQLHRDAKALSWRLLEKGPWTGIIAITRGGLVPAAIIAREVGVHLIDTVCITSYKWQDQSSRLEVLKGVQGDGEGWLMVDDLVDTGRTAKAVREMLPKAHFATVYAKPEGRPLVDTYITEVSQDTWILFPWDSEVQYVQPLVNQREAG, encoded by the coding sequence GTGCGCACCGCAGACTCCTACCGCAAGGTCTTTCCCGTCACCTGGGAACAGCTTCACCGCGACGCCAAGGCGCTGTCGTGGCGGCTGCTGGAGAAAGGGCCCTGGACCGGCATCATCGCCATCACCCGCGGGGGGTTGGTGCCCGCCGCCATCATTGCCCGTGAAGTGGGGGTGCACCTCATCGACACGGTGTGCATCACCAGCTACAAGTGGCAGGATCAGTCCAGCCGCCTGGAAGTGCTGAAGGGCGTGCAGGGCGACGGCGAAGGCTGGCTGATGGTGGACGACCTGGTGGATACCGGTCGCACGGCCAAGGCGGTGCGCGAAATGCTGCCCAAGGCCCACTTCGCCACCGTGTATGCCAAGCCCGAAGGGCGCCCCCTGGTGGACACCTACATCACCGAAGTCAGCCAGGATACATGGATTCTTTTTCCGTGGGACTCGGAGGTGCAGTACGTGCAGCCCCTTGTCAACCAGCGGGAAGCGGGCTAG
- a CDS encoding BMP family ABC transporter substrate-binding protein, with protein sequence MRKSVSAMLLVAAMLLMAALTGCGEDKKPAEAPKAEQKPAAAAPAPAAPAKEMQVGFVYVSPVGDVGWSWAHDQARKAIAEMPGVTTSFVESVPEGADAERVIQNMARKGYDIIFTTSFGYMDPTLKVAEQFPNITFMHCSGYKTAPNMSNYFGRMYQARYLTGMVAGAMTKSNILGYVAAFPIPEVIRGINAYTMGARAMNPKAEVRVVWTKTWYDPATEKEAAKSLLDVGADVIAQHQDSPGPQEAAQERGVYSVGYNSDMSQFAPKSLLTSAMWNWTPFYKDVVEKVRKGEWKSGAFWPGIETGIVGIAPYGDMVPQDVRSKVDARKAEIVAGTYKVFSGPVKDQNGAVRVPEGQVLSDQDMLGMTWFVEGVVGSTQ encoded by the coding sequence ATGCGCAAATCCGTATCCGCGATGTTGCTGGTTGCCGCCATGCTGCTCATGGCCGCCCTGACCGGCTGCGGCGAAGACAAGAAGCCTGCCGAGGCCCCCAAGGCCGAGCAGAAGCCCGCCGCCGCCGCGCCCGCCCCTGCTGCCCCCGCAAAGGAAATGCAGGTCGGCTTCGTCTACGTTTCGCCCGTGGGCGACGTGGGCTGGTCGTGGGCCCATGACCAGGCCCGCAAGGCCATTGCGGAAATGCCCGGCGTGACCACCTCGTTCGTGGAATCGGTGCCCGAAGGCGCCGATGCCGAACGCGTCATCCAGAACATGGCGCGCAAGGGCTACGACATCATCTTCACCACCAGCTTCGGGTACATGGATCCCACGCTGAAGGTGGCGGAGCAGTTCCCCAACATCACCTTCATGCATTGCTCGGGCTACAAGACCGCGCCCAACATGAGCAACTACTTCGGGCGCATGTACCAGGCCCGCTACCTGACCGGCATGGTGGCCGGCGCCATGACCAAGTCGAACATCCTCGGCTACGTGGCGGCCTTCCCCATTCCCGAGGTGATTCGCGGCATCAACGCCTACACCATGGGCGCGCGCGCCATGAACCCCAAGGCCGAAGTGCGCGTGGTGTGGACCAAGACCTGGTACGACCCCGCCACCGAAAAGGAAGCCGCCAAGAGCCTGCTGGACGTGGGCGCCGACGTCATCGCCCAGCATCAGGACTCCCCCGGCCCGCAGGAAGCCGCCCAGGAACGCGGCGTGTACTCCGTGGGCTACAACTCGGACATGAGCCAGTTCGCCCCCAAGTCGCTGCTGACGTCCGCCATGTGGAACTGGACCCCGTTCTACAAGGACGTGGTGGAAAAGGTCCGCAAGGGTGAATGGAAGTCCGGCGCCTTCTGGCCCGGCATCGAAACCGGCATCGTGGGCATTGCCCCCTACGGCGACATGGTGCCGCAGGACGTGCGCTCCAAGGTGGACGCGCGCAAGGCCGAAATCGTGGCGGGCACCTACAAGGTGTTCTCCGGCCCGGTCAAGGACCAGAACGGCGCCGTGCGCGTGCCCGAAGGCCAGGTGCTTTCCGATCAGGACATGCTGGGCATGACCTGGTTCGTGGAAGGCGTGGTCGGTTCCACCCAGTAG
- a CDS encoding ABC transporter permease codes for MFLPRVVKRQEPLQWGSFFIFAVALVVSLGVSCALLAVHGKPPLKALAVLWSGGFGGPFALEDTLLKSIPIFLCSLGVAVSFRMQVWNIGAEGQFALGAVGATWAVLAFPGLPMWAMMPVMFLCAAIAGGLWAAVPAVLRLRFGMNEIISTLMFNYIGILFLQFLVYGVWKDPTSFGFPMTPIFPKAAIIGPIAPATLGRVHWGLAVCAGVAVLLAVFLKRTRLGFELLAGGENPRAARYARMPYNLLVLLVMSLCGALAGFAGCIETSATVNRLQPSIMVGYGYTAIVVAWLSRLRVSSIACFAFLLAGLRVGVEHLQLDLQVPAAFGGILEGMILLSVLAGQFFDRYRFTLKGRS; via the coding sequence ATGTTCCTACCCAGAGTCGTGAAACGGCAGGAGCCCCTTCAATGGGGCTCCTTTTTCATTTTCGCGGTGGCCCTCGTCGTATCGCTGGGGGTCAGCTGCGCGTTGCTCGCCGTGCACGGCAAGCCGCCGCTGAAGGCGCTGGCGGTATTGTGGTCGGGCGGTTTCGGCGGTCCCTTCGCGCTGGAAGACACGCTGCTGAAGTCCATCCCCATCTTCCTGTGTTCGCTGGGGGTGGCCGTGTCGTTCCGCATGCAGGTGTGGAACATCGGCGCCGAAGGGCAGTTCGCCCTGGGCGCCGTGGGCGCCACGTGGGCGGTGCTGGCCTTTCCGGGCCTGCCCATGTGGGCCATGATGCCGGTGATGTTCCTGTGCGCCGCCATCGCGGGCGGGCTGTGGGCGGCGGTGCCCGCCGTGCTGCGCCTGCGCTTCGGCATGAACGAGATCATCTCCACGCTGATGTTCAACTACATCGGCATCCTGTTCCTGCAATTCCTGGTCTACGGGGTATGGAAGGATCCGACCAGCTTCGGCTTTCCCATGACCCCCATCTTTCCCAAGGCCGCCATCATCGGCCCCATAGCCCCGGCCACCCTGGGCCGGGTGCACTGGGGGCTTGCGGTGTGCGCGGGCGTGGCCGTGCTGCTGGCCGTGTTCCTGAAGCGCACCCGCCTCGGCTTCGAACTGCTGGCCGGGGGCGAAAACCCTCGCGCCGCCCGCTATGCCCGCATGCCCTACAACCTGCTGGTGCTGCTGGTCATGTCGCTGTGCGGCGCACTGGCGGGCTTTGCCGGGTGCATCGAAACATCGGCCACGGTCAACCGCCTGCAACCCAGCATCATGGTGGGCTACGGCTACACCGCCATCGTGGTGGCCTGGCTGTCGCGTCTGCGCGTCAGCTCCATCGCCTGCTTCGCCTTTCTGCTGGCGGGGCTGCGCGTGGGCGTGGAACACCTGCAACTGGACTTGCAGGTGCCCGCCGCCTTCGGGGGCATTCTTGAAGGCATGATCCTGCTTTCGGTGCTGGCCGGGCAGTTCTTCGACCGCTACCGCTTCACGCTGAAGGGGAGGAGCTAG